Genomic segment of Oceanibaculum indicum P24:
CCCGAGAATCTGTCGCACGCCAAAGGCCAGCACCTGATCGACCAGGAAAAAGAAAATCGCCGCCACGAACACCATCACCAGTACGGTGACCGTCGTGACTGCCGTTTCCTTCCGGGTCGGCCAGGTGACCTTGGCCATTTCCTGACGCACCTGCCGCACGAAT
This window contains:
- the secE gene encoding preprotein translocase subunit SecE; the encoded protein is MAKTSPAQFVRQVRQEMAKVTWPTRKETAVTTVTVLVMVFVAAIFFFLVDQVLAFGVRQILGLGG